A window from Mycobacterium saskatchewanense encodes these proteins:
- a CDS encoding mycothiol-dependent nitroreductase Rv2466c family protein — translation MTAVDLYLDPVCPFSWVTSRWLLDAADVSRRPVNLRQMSLAVLNEGQGFDGQRQQMMERSRRLGRLFAAAVGKHGQDAFGRLYEALGTQLHLRDDELDGDELRALLNACGLEESLCEALGDASLDDEVKRSHQASQDSLGGSAGSPVIVVDGRGFHGPVLTRIPSHEDGVRLLDAIVVAAKIPEFATLQRPTQGPPVLEERPR, via the coding sequence ATGACGGCCGTCGACCTCTACCTGGATCCGGTGTGCCCATTTTCCTGGGTGACCTCGCGCTGGCTGCTGGACGCGGCCGACGTCTCTCGACGCCCGGTCAACCTGCGGCAGATGAGCCTGGCAGTGCTCAACGAGGGCCAAGGCTTCGACGGCCAAAGACAACAAATGATGGAACGATCGCGGCGGTTGGGGCGCCTCTTTGCGGCGGCAGTCGGTAAGCATGGCCAGGACGCGTTCGGGCGGCTGTACGAGGCGCTGGGAACGCAGCTCCATCTGCGCGACGACGAACTCGACGGGGATGAGCTGAGGGCGCTGCTGAACGCATGCGGGCTCGAGGAATCGCTGTGCGAAGCGCTCGGGGACGCAAGCCTCGACGACGAGGTCAAGCGCAGCCACCAGGCCAGCCAGGACTCGCTCGGGGGCTCGGCCGGCAGTCCCGTCATCGTGGTCGACGGCCGCGGATTCCACGGCCCGGTGCTCACGCGGATTCCGAGTCACGAGGACGGCGTCCGCCTGCTGGACGCGATTGTCGTCGCCGCAAAAATCCCCGAATTTGCCACGCTGCAAAGGCCGACCCAGGGTCCGCCGGTGCTCGAGGAAAGACCACGCTGA
- the hsaB gene encoding 3-hydroxy-9,10-secoandrosta-1,3,5(10)-triene-9,17-dione monooxygenase reductase subunit, with the protein MSAQIDPRAFRQVLGQFCTGITIITTVHDETPIGFACQSFAALSLDPPLVLFCPTRVSRSWQAIEASGRFCVNVLTEKQKPVSARFGSKEPDKFAGIDWHPSELGSPIIDGSLAHIDCTVASVHDGGDHFVVFGAVQSLSEAPKIKPRPLLFYRGEYTGIEPDKTTPAQWRDDLEAFLTTTTQDTWL; encoded by the coding sequence ATGTCCGCGCAAATCGATCCGCGCGCCTTCCGACAGGTGCTGGGCCAGTTCTGCACCGGGATCACCATCATCACGACCGTGCACGACGAGACCCCGATCGGGTTCGCGTGCCAGTCGTTCGCCGCGCTGTCACTGGACCCTCCGCTGGTGTTGTTCTGCCCAACGAGGGTGTCGCGGTCCTGGCAGGCCATCGAGGCGAGTGGCCGGTTCTGCGTCAACGTGCTGACCGAGAAGCAGAAGCCCGTCTCGGCGCGGTTCGGGTCCAAAGAACCCGACAAGTTCGCCGGCATCGATTGGCATCCCTCCGAACTGGGTTCGCCCATCATCGACGGGTCGTTGGCCCACATCGACTGCACGGTGGCGTCCGTGCATGACGGTGGCGACCATTTCGTGGTGTTCGGCGCGGTGCAGTCCCTCTCGGAGGCACCCAAGATCAAGCCGCGACCGTTGCTGTTCTACCGCGGCGAGTACACGGGGATCGAACCGGACAAGACGACCCCCGCCCAGTGGCGCGACGATCTGGAAGCGTTTCTCACCACCACCACCCAGGACACCTGGCTGTAG
- the hsaC gene encoding iron-dependent extradiol dioxygenase HsaC: MSIRSLGYLRIEATDMAAWREYGLKVLGMVEGKGNTEGALYLRMDDFPARLVIVPGERDHLMEAGWECANAEGLQEIRNRLDVEGVPYKEATAAELADRRVVEMIRFSDPSGNCLEVFHGVALEHRRVVSPYGHKFVTGEQGLGHVVLSTRDDDEALHFYRDVLGFRLRDSMRMPPQVVGRPADGAPAWLRFFGCNPRHHSLAFLPLPTPSGIVHLMIEVEDADDVGLCLDRALRRKVPMSATLGRHVNDLMLSFYMKTPGGFDVEFGCEGRQVEDQDWVARESTAVSLWGHDFTVGMSG, translated from the coding sequence ATGAGCATCCGTTCGCTGGGCTATCTGCGCATCGAGGCCACCGACATGGCGGCGTGGCGGGAGTACGGTCTGAAAGTGCTCGGCATGGTCGAGGGCAAGGGGAACACCGAGGGTGCTCTCTACCTGCGCATGGACGATTTCCCGGCCCGGTTGGTGATCGTGCCCGGCGAGCGGGACCACCTCATGGAGGCCGGCTGGGAATGCGCGAATGCCGAAGGGCTGCAAGAGATCCGGAACCGGCTCGACGTCGAGGGCGTGCCGTACAAGGAGGCCACTGCCGCCGAGTTGGCCGATCGCCGGGTGGTGGAGATGATCCGGTTCTCCGACCCGTCCGGCAACTGCCTGGAGGTGTTTCACGGGGTAGCCCTGGAGCACCGCCGCGTGGTCAGCCCGTACGGCCACAAGTTCGTCACCGGTGAGCAGGGCCTGGGCCACGTGGTGTTGTCCACCCGCGACGACGACGAGGCGTTGCACTTCTACCGCGACGTGCTCGGCTTCAGGCTTCGCGACTCGATGCGGATGCCGCCGCAGGTGGTGGGGCGGCCGGCCGACGGGGCGCCGGCGTGGCTGCGCTTCTTCGGCTGCAACCCCCGCCACCACAGCCTCGCCTTCCTGCCGCTGCCGACGCCGAGCGGAATCGTCCACCTGATGATCGAGGTGGAGGACGCCGACGACGTGGGGCTGTGCCTGGACCGGGCGCTGCGCCGCAAGGTGCCGATGTCGGCGACGCTCGGCCGGCACGTCAACGACCTGATGCTGTCGTTCTACATGAAGACCCCGGGCGGATTCGACGTCGAATTCGGTTGCGAGGGAAGGCAAGTCGAGGATCAAGACTGGGTGGCTCGAGAGAGCACCGCGGTGAGCCTGTGGGGCCACGACTTCACCGTCGGCATGAGCGGATGA
- the hsaD gene encoding 4,5:9,10-diseco-3-hydroxy-5,9,17-trioxoandrosta-1(10),2-diene-4-oate hydrolase, whose amino-acid sequence MTATEELTFQSTSRFVEVDVDGPLKLHYHEAGVGNDQTVVLLHGGGPGAASWTNFARNIPVLAQRFHVLAVDQPGYGLSDKRAEHGQFNHYAARALKGLFDQLGLGRVPLVGNSLGGGTAVRFALDYPDRAGRLVLMGPGGLSINLFAPDPTEGVKRLGKFSGEPTRENLEAFLRVMVYDQKLITPELIDERFALASTPESLTATRAMGMSFAGADFELGMMWREVHRLRQPVLLIWGREDRVNPLDGALVALKTIPRAQLHVFGQCGHWAQVEKFDEFNKLTIDFLGGA is encoded by the coding sequence ATGACCGCTACCGAGGAACTGACTTTCCAGTCCACCTCGCGCTTCGTCGAGGTCGACGTCGACGGTCCGCTCAAGCTGCACTACCACGAGGCCGGCGTCGGCAACGACCAGACCGTGGTGCTGCTGCACGGCGGCGGTCCCGGCGCGGCGAGCTGGACCAACTTCGCGCGCAACATTCCCGTGCTGGCGCAGCGGTTTCACGTGCTGGCCGTCGATCAGCCCGGCTACGGGCTGTCCGACAAGCGCGCCGAACACGGGCAGTTCAACCACTACGCCGCGCGGGCGCTCAAGGGGCTCTTCGACCAACTCGGCCTGGGACGCGTTCCGCTGGTGGGCAATTCGCTGGGTGGGGGCACCGCAGTGCGCTTCGCCCTCGACTACCCCGACCGGGCGGGGCGACTGGTGCTGATGGGCCCGGGCGGGCTGAGCATCAACCTGTTCGCCCCCGACCCCACCGAGGGTGTCAAGCGGCTCGGCAAATTCTCCGGCGAACCCACCCGGGAAAACCTCGAAGCATTCCTTCGGGTCATGGTCTACGACCAGAAGCTGATCACGCCCGAGTTGATCGACGAGCGATTCGCCCTGGCCAGCACGCCCGAATCGCTCACCGCCACCCGGGCGATGGGAATGTCCTTCGCCGGGGCGGATTTCGAGCTCGGCATGATGTGGCGCGAGGTGCACCGGCTGCGTCAGCCCGTGTTGTTGATCTGGGGTCGCGAGGATCGGGTCAACCCGCTCGACGGAGCGCTGGTGGCGCTGAAGACCATCCCCCGCGCGCAGTTGCACGTCTTCGGGCAATGTGGGCATTGGGCGCAGGTGGAGAAGTTCGACGAGTTCAACAAACTCACCATCGATTTCCTGGGAGGTGCCTGA